The Parabacteroides sp. AD58 genome includes a window with the following:
- the uvrA gene encoding excinuclease ABC subunit UvrA, with amino-acid sequence MSENNSIFIKGARVNNLKNIDVEIPRNKLVVITGLSGSGKSSLAFDTLYAEGQRRYVESLSAYARQFLGRMSKPECDYIKGIPPAIAIEQKVNTRNPRSTVGTSTEIYEYLRLLYARIGKTISPISGEEVKKHQVSDIVRTVLEYPDGTRFAVFAPVILLEGRSMKEQLEILQKEGYTRLFIHDKAYRIAEALADPKLLEEPIELLIDRLAVSQEKSLRSRLADSAETAFFEGHGVCRIRIYLQDQVILKEFSKKFEADGMTFTEPTDMMFSFNNPLGACPVCEGFGKVLGIDENLVVPDKSLSVYEGAVVCWKGEVMGEWLKDFIVSSARYDFPIHRPYYELTEKEKDLLWHGAKGVHGIDDFFKYVEENLYKIQYRVMLARYRGKTVCPACKGARLKPEALYVKVGGKNIAEVVAMPITEAKAFFDHLNLDENDAAIASRLLTEIKNRLQFLLDVGLGYLTLDRLSSSLSGGESQRINLATSLGSSLVGSLYILDEPSIGLHSRDTDLLIHVLRQLQQLGNTVVVVEHDEEIIRAADYIIDIGPKAGRLGGEVVYQGDVAHLQNQSNSYTVRYLTGEDKIELPLYRRPWNSYIEVKGARKNNLKGIDIKFPLNILTVVTGVSGSGKSSLVRDIFYEGVKQHLDEARLTVDCSGLTGDLNRIKAIEYVDQNTIGKSSRSNPVTYVGAYDEIRKLFGAQPLAKQLDYSAAYFSFNKEGGRCEECKGEGRITVEMQFMADVTLECEACHGKRFKSSVLEVEYQGKNIYDVLEMTVNQAIEFFSQNPGTQEKKIIKKLVPLQEVGLGYIKLGQTSSSLSGGENQRVKLAFYLGQEKQQPTLFVFDEPTTGLHFHDIKTLLKAFNALIERGHTVVIIEHNMDVIKCADYVIDLGPEGGKNGGNLVCAGTPEEIAACPSSYTGHYLKEKLAD; translated from the coding sequence ATGTCCGAGAATAATTCAATCTTCATTAAAGGTGCCAGAGTCAACAATCTGAAAAATATAGATGTTGAAATACCTCGCAACAAACTGGTGGTGATAACGGGACTGTCGGGTAGCGGCAAATCATCATTAGCTTTCGATACGTTGTATGCCGAAGGGCAACGGCGATATGTGGAAAGTCTTTCAGCCTATGCCCGTCAGTTTTTGGGACGCATGAGCAAACCGGAATGCGATTACATCAAAGGAATCCCGCCAGCTATTGCCATCGAGCAGAAAGTCAATACGCGGAATCCGCGTTCAACGGTAGGCACTTCGACCGAGATTTATGAGTATCTGCGCTTGCTTTATGCCCGTATCGGAAAGACTATCTCTCCAATTTCAGGGGAAGAAGTAAAGAAGCACCAGGTAAGCGATATTGTCCGGACAGTATTGGAATACCCGGACGGAACACGCTTTGCCGTCTTTGCCCCAGTTATTCTTCTTGAAGGCCGTTCGATGAAGGAACAACTGGAGATCTTGCAGAAGGAAGGTTATACCCGCTTGTTTATTCATGATAAAGCCTATCGTATTGCAGAAGCCTTGGCTGACCCGAAGTTATTGGAAGAACCAATTGAACTGTTGATCGACCGACTGGCTGTTTCGCAAGAGAAATCATTGCGAAGCCGACTGGCTGATTCGGCAGAGACTGCCTTCTTCGAAGGACATGGCGTTTGCCGAATTCGTATCTATTTACAGGACCAAGTCATCTTGAAAGAGTTTTCCAAGAAATTCGAGGCTGACGGCATGACCTTTACCGAACCGACCGACATGATGTTCAGCTTTAACAATCCGCTAGGCGCTTGTCCGGTGTGTGAAGGCTTCGGGAAAGTGCTGGGAATCGATGAGAATCTGGTCGTACCGGATAAAAGTCTTTCGGTCTACGAAGGCGCCGTAGTCTGCTGGAAAGGCGAAGTGATGGGCGAATGGTTGAAAGACTTCATCGTCAGCAGTGCCCGCTATGATTTCCCGATTCATCGTCCTTATTACGAACTGACCGAAAAAGAAAAGGACTTGCTGTGGCACGGAGCCAAAGGTGTACATGGCATCGACGATTTCTTCAAATATGTAGAAGAGAATCTATATAAAATCCAATATCGGGTCATGTTGGCCCGCTATCGGGGTAAGACCGTTTGTCCGGCTTGTAAGGGAGCTCGCTTGAAACCGGAAGCTTTATACGTAAAAGTAGGAGGAAAGAATATTGCAGAAGTCGTTGCCATGCCAATTACTGAAGCCAAAGCTTTCTTCGACCATTTGAATCTGGACGAGAACGATGCCGCAATCGCCAGTCGCTTACTGACAGAAATTAAGAACCGTCTTCAATTCCTGCTGGACGTTGGTTTGGGTTATCTGACGCTCGACCGCCTTTCTTCTTCCTTATCAGGTGGAGAAAGTCAGCGTATCAACCTCGCCACTTCTTTAGGAAGCAGTCTGGTGGGTTCATTATATATCTTGGATGAACCGAGTATCGGTCTGCATTCCCGCGATACCGACTTGCTGATTCATGTTTTGCGCCAGTTACAACAATTAGGGAACACGGTTGTTGTCGTTGAACACGACGAAGAAATCATCCGGGCTGCCGATTATATTATTGACATCGGTCCGAAAGCCGGACGCTTGGGTGGTGAAGTTGTCTATCAGGGCGACGTAGCTCATCTGCAAAATCAGAGTAACAGTTATACAGTCAGATACCTGACGGGAGAAGATAAGATTGAACTTCCGCTTTATCGCCGTCCGTGGAACAGTTACATCGAAGTGAAAGGTGCCCGGAAGAATAACCTGAAAGGAATCGATATTAAATTCCCGTTAAACATATTGACAGTCGTAACTGGAGTCAGTGGTTCCGGTAAAAGCTCATTGGTCCGTGATATCTTCTATGAAGGCGTCAAACAACATCTGGACGAAGCCCGTCTGACGGTAGATTGTTCCGGATTAACAGGAGATTTAAACCGGATCAAGGCTATTGAATACGTCGATCAGAATACAATTGGGAAAAGTTCCCGTTCAAATCCGGTGACGTATGTCGGAGCCTACGATGAAATCCGCAAACTCTTCGGTGCACAGCCTCTGGCCAAACAACTGGATTATTCTGCCGCCTATTTCTCCTTCAATAAGGAAGGCGGACGTTGTGAAGAATGTAAAGGTGAAGGCCGCATCACGGTAGAGATGCAATTCATGGCAGATGTCACGTTGGAATGTGAAGCTTGTCACGGCAAGCGTTTCAAGTCGTCCGTTCTTGAAGTAGAATATCAGGGGAAGAACATCTACGACGTATTGGAGATGACTGTCAACCAGGCTATCGAGTTCTTCTCTCAAAATCCCGGAACACAAGAAAAGAAGATCATCAAAAAGTTAGTACCGCTACAGGAAGTAGGCTTAGGTTATATCAAATTAGGACAAACTTCCTCATCGCTGTCTGGAGGAGAAAACCAGCGCGTCAAACTGGCCTTCTATTTAGGACAGGAAAAGCAGCAGCCAACACTCTTCGTCTTCGATGAACCGACAACGGGGCTGCATTTCCATGATATCAAGACCTTATTAAAGGCTTTCAATGCTTTGATAGAACGAGGCCATACGGTAGTCATTATCGAGCATAACATGGACGTCATCAAATGTGCAGACTATGTCATCGACTTAGGACCGGAAGGCGGAAAGAACGGCGGTAACCTGGTTTGTGCCGGAACACCGGAAGAGATAGCCGCCTGCCCATCTTCCTACACCGGACATTACCTAAAGGAAAAGTTAGCTGATTAA
- a CDS encoding TonB-dependent receptor — MQKNRKTPLSPVKKSFQTTFEKRTPILMKSLFFACLIGSAGIVQATNTYAQTTTISLNVENLTVGEILQQIEEKTDFSFFYNNRHVDLNRRVSVSMNETNIFNILDAIFTNTDVIYKVVDKRIVLTQKDESYPSIQQTTKKITGTIFDDDGTPVIGANVMVKGTTNGTITDMNGKFSLDVEEGAVLQISYIGYANQEIIVGNQTNLSIALKEDAEALDELVVIGYGTARKIDLTGSTSSLGGEKLQMRNSPQLSSQLQGQMAGVQITRSSGDPSAGSTIRVRGVTTLSTNDPLIIIDGVPGEINDVAPEDVKDIQVLKDAASAAIYGSRAAAGVVLITTKRAKNKDFHLSYNVEYGIDAPTAVPKFANAVQWMTGYNELAYNDGASSLNSAYSEDLIHNYAQLRAENPDLYPDTDFLDLALKKTTHHQRHSFSLSGGTEKLKTNFSLNYYESEALYNNKDYERFNVRSNNDYTINDWIHANVDLNLLYSQTNTPHTSMYSYMFSAPIYNAFWADGSYADGKDGDNPIAQQDLSGINKSEYYRAGGKIQLDLTPVEGLTLTAVAAPRYTFNKGKDHKTAYDVYRINGDAIPGVGYSSTSLNETRNDTRSLTMQFYANYKFQIKRHSIGLMAGYEDYSYKWENEGASRTNYTLNNFPYLNLGPEDYQYNSGSAGHNAYRSFFGRIMYSWADRYMLQANIRSDGSSRFADGHRWGTFPSVSAGWVISEEPWFNKNVVNYLKLRGSIGQLGNERIGSEFPYQAKLTFGTNFLPNMSTGTADVVQTAYQTDYAFNDITWETTTTYGLGTDITLLNNRLRGSVDYYYKKTVDMLMQVGFPSYFGYNAPQNNAADMNTKGWDLELSWSDQINDFRYGVSFNLSDYRSRMGYMADRQNIDNNKITEEGSYYQEWYGYKNLGIILNEAAMYDENGNKIPVLTNNDSAGNIRYQDINGDGIITASGDRVRLGNSLPEMQYGGSLWAEWKGFDFNLSFQGIGHQLVYWSWADKPYNNQAYACPLNLIESHWSPTATDEENAKAKYPKLTTNDANIYANSDFYLFNGAYMRIKNISLGYTIPSNITKKFFVNKLRVYFSANDLPAFSKYPEGYDPEWDRSSDLITSSYIFGLNVSF, encoded by the coding sequence ATGCAAAAAAATCGCAAAACACCTTTATCTCCGGTAAAAAAGTCTTTCCAAACGACTTTTGAGAAAAGAACTCCGATTCTTATGAAATCATTATTTTTTGCCTGTTTGATTGGATCGGCAGGAATAGTTCAAGCAACTAATACATACGCTCAGACTACCACGATTAGTCTTAATGTAGAAAATCTCACAGTTGGAGAAATTCTTCAGCAAATTGAAGAAAAAACAGATTTCTCATTTTTTTACAACAACCGTCATGTAGATCTGAACCGCAGAGTATCGGTTTCAATGAACGAAACCAATATCTTCAACATTTTAGATGCCATCTTCACAAATACAGATGTCATCTATAAAGTTGTGGATAAACGTATTGTATTAACTCAAAAAGATGAGTCTTACCCCAGTATTCAACAAACTACCAAGAAAATTACTGGCACTATATTTGATGATGATGGTACACCCGTTATTGGAGCTAATGTAATGGTCAAAGGGACAACTAACGGAACCATTACTGATATGAATGGCAAATTCTCATTAGATGTAGAAGAAGGAGCCGTCTTACAAATCTCTTATATTGGTTACGCAAACCAAGAAATTATAGTAGGAAATCAAACCAACCTCTCTATAGCATTGAAAGAAGATGCTGAAGCTTTGGATGAGTTAGTAGTTATAGGATATGGAACTGCTCGAAAAATCGATTTGACAGGTTCAACATCATCTTTAGGAGGAGAAAAGCTACAAATGCGAAATTCTCCTCAATTATCTAGTCAACTACAAGGACAAATGGCGGGTGTCCAAATAACCCGTTCAAGTGGAGACCCTTCTGCTGGTTCTACTATCCGAGTACGAGGTGTTACGACTTTATCTACAAATGACCCGTTAATTATTATCGATGGTGTTCCTGGAGAAATTAACGATGTAGCACCTGAGGATGTAAAGGATATTCAAGTACTTAAAGATGCTGCTTCTGCTGCCATTTATGGTTCACGTGCTGCAGCAGGTGTTGTTTTGATTACAACCAAACGAGCTAAAAATAAAGATTTCCATCTTTCTTATAATGTTGAGTATGGAATTGATGCCCCAACTGCTGTCCCCAAATTTGCAAATGCTGTGCAATGGATGACAGGGTATAATGAACTTGCATATAATGATGGAGCTTCATCACTAAATTCAGCTTATTCTGAAGACTTGATTCATAATTATGCTCAACTACGAGCTGAGAATCCAGATTTGTATCCAGATACAGATTTCTTAGATTTAGCATTGAAAAAAACAACACATCATCAGCGCCACTCTTTTTCACTCAGCGGTGGTACAGAAAAGCTAAAAACTAACTTCAGCCTTAATTATTATGAATCAGAAGCTTTATATAACAATAAAGATTATGAGCGTTTTAATGTTCGATCAAACAATGACTATACAATAAATGATTGGATTCATGCAAACGTAGATTTGAACTTACTTTACTCGCAAACCAATACTCCACATACTAGCATGTATAGCTATATGTTTTCGGCCCCTATTTACAATGCTTTTTGGGCTGACGGCAGCTATGCAGATGGGAAAGACGGTGACAATCCTATAGCACAGCAAGATTTAAGTGGAATAAATAAATCTGAATATTATCGGGCTGGAGGTAAAATCCAATTAGATCTTACTCCCGTTGAAGGCTTAACGCTTACTGCCGTTGCAGCTCCACGGTATACTTTTAATAAAGGCAAAGACCATAAAACGGCATATGATGTATACCGGATTAATGGTGATGCAATTCCTGGAGTGGGTTACTCTTCTACAAGCCTAAATGAGACACGTAATGACACTCGTAGCCTGACAATGCAGTTTTATGCCAACTATAAATTCCAAATAAAGCGGCATTCTATTGGCTTAATGGCTGGTTACGAAGATTATTCTTACAAATGGGAAAACGAAGGCGCTTCAAGGACTAATTATACATTGAATAATTTCCCTTATTTAAATTTAGGTCCGGAAGACTACCAATATAACAGTGGAAGTGCAGGGCATAATGCCTATAGATCATTCTTTGGTCGTATCATGTATTCATGGGCCGATCGGTATATGTTACAAGCCAATATTCGTTCGGATGGTTCCTCTCGTTTCGCGGACGGACATCGTTGGGGAACTTTTCCTTCGGTCAGTGCCGGTTGGGTAATTTCTGAGGAACCTTGGTTTAACAAGAATGTTGTAAATTATTTAAAGCTTAGAGGTTCTATAGGACAATTGGGTAATGAACGTATCGGTTCTGAATTTCCATATCAAGCAAAACTTACTTTTGGAACAAACTTTTTACCCAATATGTCTACAGGAACTGCAGATGTTGTACAAACAGCTTATCAAACAGACTATGCATTTAATGATATTACATGGGAAACAACAACTACTTATGGTCTAGGAACAGACATTACACTTTTAAACAATCGCCTACGAGGATCTGTTGACTATTACTATAAAAAGACCGTTGATATGCTAATGCAAGTCGGTTTCCCATCGTATTTTGGTTATAATGCCCCACAAAACAATGCGGCCGATATGAATACTAAAGGATGGGATCTGGAACTTTCATGGAGTGATCAGATCAATGATTTCCGTTATGGCGTTAGTTTCAATCTTTCTGATTATCGTTCTAGAATGGGTTATATGGCCGATCGACAAAATATTGATAATAATAAAATAACAGAAGAAGGATCATATTATCAAGAATGGTATGGATATAAAAATTTAGGGATAATCCTAAATGAAGCTGCAATGTATGACGAAAATGGGAATAAAATTCCCGTATTAACGAACAATGATTCAGCAGGAAATATCCGCTACCAAGATATTAATGGAGATGGTATTATAACTGCGTCTGGAGATCGCGTTCGTTTGGGTAATTCCTTACCTGAAATGCAATATGGCGGATCACTTTGGGCTGAATGGAAAGGATTTGACTTTAATTTGTCTTTCCAAGGCATAGGACATCAATTAGTTTATTGGTCATGGGCCGATAAACCATATAACAATCAAGCTTATGCATGTCCTTTGAATTTAATAGAAAGCCATTGGAGTCCAACAGCAACAGATGAGGAAAATGCAAAAGCAAAATATCCGAAACTAACAACTAATGATGCTAATATTTATGCCAACAGTGATTTCTATCTATTTAATGGTGCATATATGCGTATCAAGAATATCTCTTTAGGCTATACAATTCCGTCAAATATTACTAAGAAGTTTTTTGTCAATAAATTAAGGGTTTACTTCAGTGCCAATGACCTCCCAGCTTTCTCTAAATATCCGGAAGGTTATGATCCAGAATGGGACCGCAGTAGTGATCTTATCACATCTTCTTATATATTTGGTCTTAATGTATCATTTTAA
- a CDS encoding FecR family protein, with translation MEQKGNIRIEELLPRYCDGNVTTEERYLVEEWIAESEEHQKIVRQMYLINLSADTLSVMNRVQPEKALQKVNRRILQSEAKLWLHRIERVAAILFLPLLGLYWFFPYTTEKEVRWLTVKTNPGMTTQLTLPDGSHVSLNSESSISFPEVFIDQTRNVKLSGEAYFEVTKNPEQHFIVSTPHQAVVEVLGTSFNVEAFAHDSTIATTLVEGAVRFKYEGKEVAIHPGEKIVYNRLRKQYETFKTNGVSESSWKDGKLIFSNTPFNEALHMLEKRYYVQFKVSNPKYQQDAFTGTFTNQRLDRILEIFQISSHIKWRYITSQDKSEKKQIIEIY, from the coding sequence ATGGAACAGAAGGGAAATATCCGCATAGAAGAATTACTTCCTCGGTACTGCGATGGGAATGTGACAACAGAAGAAAGATATTTGGTAGAAGAATGGATAGCAGAATCAGAAGAGCATCAAAAAATTGTTCGCCAAATGTATTTAATTAACCTGTCGGCCGACACACTTTCGGTGATGAATCGTGTACAGCCGGAAAAAGCCTTGCAGAAAGTAAATCGCCGTATTCTGCAGTCTGAGGCAAAACTATGGCTACACCGAATTGAACGGGTGGCAGCAATCTTATTTCTCCCATTACTCGGTTTGTACTGGTTCTTTCCATATACAACTGAGAAAGAAGTCCGCTGGCTAACCGTGAAGACCAATCCCGGCATGACCACCCAACTGACCTTACCGGACGGTTCTCATGTTTCCCTGAATTCCGAATCATCCATATCTTTCCCGGAGGTATTCATCGACCAGACACGTAACGTAAAGCTTTCCGGGGAAGCCTATTTTGAAGTTACCAAAAATCCGGAACAACATTTTATTGTATCGACTCCACACCAGGCAGTCGTAGAAGTATTAGGCACATCCTTCAATGTAGAAGCATTTGCTCACGATTCTACCATTGCCACTACTCTAGTAGAAGGAGCCGTCCGCTTCAAATATGAAGGGAAAGAAGTAGCCATTCATCCCGGAGAAAAGATTGTATATAACCGCCTTAGGAAACAATATGAAACCTTCAAGACCAATGGAGTCTCGGAATCTTCTTGGAAAGACGGAAAACTGATCTTCAGTAATACACCTTTTAACGAAGCCCTTCACATGCTGGAGAAACGTTATTATGTTCAATTCAAAGTGTCCAATCCTAAATACCAACAAGATGCATTCACCGGCACATTCACCAATCAGCGCTTAGACCGTATCCTTGAAATTTTCCAAATTTCATCGCATATCAAATGGCGTTATATTACTTCTCAAGATAAATCAGAGAAGAAGCAAATTATTGAAATCTACTAA
- a CDS encoding superoxide dismutase has translation MMHQMPKLPYEMEALAPLMSKETFDFHYGKHLQTYVNNLNKLIVGTPYENLELEQIVCQADGGIYNNAAQTWNHTFFFQLLTPKQPSLPDDLAGLLTRDFGSVDQFKEDFTKAALGLFGSGWVWLVLGKDGKLSLLPTSNAGNPLKDGLKPLLVIDVWEHAYYIDYRNNRAAFIEAFWKLVNWEKVADLLG, from the coding sequence ATGATGCATCAGATGCCCAAGCTTCCCTACGAGATGGAAGCACTCGCTCCGTTGATGAGCAAAGAAACATTCGACTTTCATTATGGAAAGCATCTTCAGACGTATGTAAACAACCTGAATAAACTGATTGTAGGAACGCCCTATGAAAACCTGGAACTGGAACAGATTGTCTGCCAGGCAGACGGTGGAATCTACAACAATGCGGCTCAAACTTGGAACCACACTTTCTTCTTCCAGTTATTAACTCCCAAACAACCTTCATTGCCGGATGATTTGGCTGGATTGTTGACGCGCGATTTCGGTTCGGTAGATCAATTCAAAGAAGATTTCACAAAAGCAGCTTTAGGACTTTTCGGGTCAGGTTGGGTATGGCTTGTGCTTGGCAAAGACGGAAAGCTGTCTCTGCTGCCTACATCCAATGCAGGTAACCCGTTAAAAGACGGATTGAAACCATTATTGGTTATTGATGTATGGGAACATGCCTATTACATTGACTACCGGAATAACCGGGCCGCCTTCATCGAGGCTTTCTGGAAACTAGTCAATTGGGAAAAAGTAGCCGATCTCTTAGGATAA
- a CDS encoding glycosyl hydrolase, producing the protein MKNLFWQAILGVTLSISGISCSSDPLESGFKNPSNQVQTSVYWYWISGNISEEGVKKDLYAMKEAGINRAFIGSMGVEGIETPYEKVAFGSEEWWKILHTALKTATELGIEIGIFNSPGWSQSGGPWIKPEQAMRYLTSTSCQIEGGKKISIQLDKPAKDFQDVRVIAFPALEKADTVSSGKVIFPKDPKRPYEVILKTKPGFTLRTISFYPSEKPINTTAQLFAEQNGAYKLIDEFVLDRFNAALNVGFDPYAPVVISVPAIQASRFKVEVEATAAGSELKDIILSSAPQIERYPEKSLAKMFQTPLPYWKEYQWREQPALDNASWAIHSDQVIDISSCLTGDQLTWDAPAGKWVIMRTGMCPTGVTNSPAEPIATGLEVDKMSREHVAAHFDAYMGEIIRRIPEADRKCWKVVVQDSYETGGQNFTDDFMESFKSRYGYDPLPFLPVYKGYVVDSQDRSDRFLWDVRRLVADRVAYDYVGGLRDISHKYGLRTWLENYGHWGFPGEFLQYGGQSDEIGGEFWSFGDLGNIENRAASSCGHIYGKQRISAESFTSGGRPFNCYPAMMKQRGDRFFSEGINSTLLHLCISQPSDERVPGVNAWFSSEFNRLNTWYPHMDLFTSYLKRTNYMLQQGLNIADVAYFIGEDAPKMTGITQPALPKGYQFDYINAEVIEQDLYVKDGLLTLPHGTQYRMLVLPELKTMRPELLEKIASLLNDGAVILGPAPERSPSGKDYEKADQQVKALADSLWKGLDGKQTQAVQRGKGWLLYGMSMQEALEKIGCVPDCQIPETSPVLYAHRQAEGKDIYFLSNQSDQEIEVTPEFRIKGKQPEWWDATTGKIRRLPAFEFTENGTQVPLRLAPFESAFIVFRQTGKASAEGIDANCPRPETWMALDKDWNVTFKDSIRGPKQAQSFDQLIDISTHPDESIRYYSGTIVYDKQISIDQLPAGNIYLNLQDIGVTAKVTVNGQYAGGVWTPPYRLDISEWLHKGKNQISVEVTTTWQNRLIGDSRLPEQERTTWTACNGWSEKDPLQKSGLIGPVTLEVVKR; encoded by the coding sequence ATGAAAAATCTATTTTGGCAGGCTATATTGGGAGTAACCTTATCCATTTCAGGAATAAGCTGTTCGTCTGATCCGCTCGAATCCGGATTCAAGAATCCATCCAATCAGGTACAAACTTCCGTTTATTGGTATTGGATTTCAGGAAATATATCGGAAGAAGGTGTAAAGAAAGACTTGTATGCCATGAAAGAGGCCGGTATCAACCGGGCTTTTATCGGAAGTATGGGCGTAGAAGGTATTGAAACGCCGTATGAAAAGGTAGCTTTCGGTAGTGAAGAATGGTGGAAAATTCTGCATACAGCCTTAAAGACAGCCACAGAGTTGGGTATCGAAATCGGAATCTTCAATTCACCCGGCTGGAGTCAGTCCGGAGGGCCTTGGATCAAGCCCGAACAAGCCATGCGTTACCTGACTTCCACCAGCTGTCAGATAGAAGGTGGGAAAAAGATTTCCATCCAATTAGATAAACCAGCCAAGGATTTTCAGGATGTTCGTGTCATCGCTTTTCCTGCCTTGGAAAAGGCAGATACTGTGTCATCGGGAAAAGTAATATTTCCAAAAGACCCGAAACGGCCGTACGAAGTAATCCTCAAGACCAAACCGGGCTTTACTTTGCGGACCATTTCATTTTATCCTTCAGAAAAGCCGATCAATACAACGGCCCAGTTATTTGCCGAACAGAACGGAGCCTATAAATTAATAGATGAATTTGTCCTCGACCGCTTCAATGCTGCACTGAATGTGGGCTTTGATCCGTATGCTCCGGTTGTCATTTCTGTTCCGGCTATTCAGGCCAGTCGCTTTAAGGTAGAAGTTGAGGCAACAGCTGCCGGAAGTGAACTCAAAGACATTATTCTGTCATCAGCACCACAAATCGAACGTTATCCGGAAAAGAGTCTGGCCAAAATGTTCCAAACACCGCTACCTTACTGGAAAGAGTATCAATGGCGTGAACAACCGGCTTTAGATAATGCATCATGGGCGATCCATTCAGATCAAGTCATCGATATCTCTTCCTGTCTGACAGGTGATCAGCTTACATGGGACGCTCCGGCCGGGAAATGGGTCATCATGCGGACTGGTATGTGCCCAACCGGTGTAACTAATAGTCCAGCAGAACCAATAGCCACAGGACTGGAAGTTGATAAGATGAGTCGTGAACACGTGGCTGCCCATTTTGACGCTTATATGGGAGAAATCATTCGCCGTATTCCGGAAGCCGACCGGAAATGCTGGAAGGTTGTTGTACAAGACAGTTATGAAACAGGAGGACAAAACTTCACGGATGACTTTATGGAGTCATTCAAGTCTCGCTATGGCTATGATCCTTTACCTTTCCTGCCTGTCTATAAAGGATACGTAGTAGACAGCCAAGACAGATCAGACCGTTTCCTTTGGGATGTACGCCGACTGGTTGCCGACCGTGTTGCCTATGATTATGTAGGTGGATTACGGGATATTTCTCATAAATACGGATTAAGAACCTGGTTAGAGAATTATGGACACTGGGGTTTCCCCGGAGAATTTCTCCAGTATGGAGGACAATCGGATGAAATAGGCGGTGAATTCTGGAGCTTCGGTGATTTAGGGAATATCGAAAACCGGGCAGCTTCTTCTTGCGGGCACATCTATGGCAAACAACGCATCTCCGCAGAATCCTTTACCAGCGGTGGCCGCCCATTCAACTGCTATCCTGCAATGATGAAACAACGCGGAGACCGTTTCTTCAGTGAAGGCATCAACAGCACTTTGTTACACCTTTGCATATCGCAGCCTTCAGATGAACGTGTACCGGGAGTAAATGCCTGGTTCAGCAGTGAATTTAACCGGCTGAACACCTGGTATCCGCATATGGATTTATTCACGTCCTATCTGAAACGTACCAACTACATGCTACAACAAGGATTGAATATTGCCGACGTTGCCTATTTCATCGGAGAAGATGCTCCTAAAATGACAGGAATCACGCAGCCGGCTCTGCCGAAAGGATATCAGTTCGATTATATCAATGCTGAAGTCATTGAACAGGATTTGTATGTAAAGGATGGTTTACTAACACTTCCTCATGGGACACAATATCGGATGTTAGTATTACCGGAATTAAAGACAATGCGACCGGAATTACTGGAGAAAATTGCATCGCTACTCAACGACGGCGCAGTCATTTTGGGTCCAGCACCGGAACGTTCTCCGAGTGGAAAAGATTATGAGAAAGCGGATCAGCAAGTAAAAGCCTTGGCTGATAGCTTGTGGAAAGGACTAGACGGAAAACAAACGCAGGCCGTACAACGAGGGAAAGGCTGGCTTCTGTATGGCATGTCCATGCAAGAAGCATTGGAGAAGATAGGCTGTGTACCCGACTGCCAGATACCTGAAACATCTCCTGTCTTATATGCACACCGGCAAGCTGAAGGAAAAGACATTTATTTCCTGTCCAATCAAAGTGATCAGGAAATAGAAGTGACACCTGAGTTCCGCATAAAAGGGAAACAGCCCGAATGGTGGGATGCTACCACAGGAAAGATCCGTCGGTTACCAGCATTCGAGTTTACGGAAAACGGAACACAAGTTCCTTTACGGCTGGCTCCTTTCGAAAGTGCATTTATTGTATTCCGGCAGACAGGCAAAGCTTCGGCAGAAGGTATCGATGCAAACTGTCCACGCCCGGAAACATGGATGGCATTGGATAAGGATTGGAACGTTACATTCAAGGATTCGATACGAGGACCGAAACAAGCGCAATCATTCGATCAGTTAATCGATATCAGCACGCATCCGGATGAATCCATCCGTTATTATTCGGGAACTATTGTTTACGACAAACAGATTAGCATCGATCAGTTGCCGGCTGGAAACATTTACCTGAATCTGCAAGACATAGGAGTTACAGCCAAAGTAACTGTAAACGGCCAATATGCAGGTGGCGTCTGGACACCACCTTACCGACTGGACATATCAGAATGGTTACATAAAGGGAAGAATCAAATCTCGGTTGAAGTAACCACAACCTGGCAGAACCGCCTGATTGGAGACAGCCGCCTGCCGGAACAGGAACGGACAACGTGGACGGCCTGCAACGGATGGAGCGAGAAAGATCCTTTACAGAAATCAGGATTAATCGGACCAGTCACGCTGGAGGTTGTAAAAAGGTAA